Proteins found in one Pontibacter sp. SGAir0037 genomic segment:
- a CDS encoding tyrosine-type recombinase/integrase, giving the protein MQCPYPAGQHILALLQELNGLAWLWLSQELQVKDVKLMRQLWEQSYSKGQEYISCPLAYIEKLFLLNYSMNTLRTYHGLLLRFLNSHTSVGMEKINAFTEEDINAYHRGLVQAGTYSYSFVNQSVNAVKFYYHRVLGRHEVQLQHIERPEKADKLPLVLSKQDVLKILSATDNLKHRCMLQLLYASGLRIGEVINLKLTDVQSDRNLLLIRGGKGKKDRTTLLSPKLLETLRAYYKEYKPKVWLFEGQYGGQYTTDSLRQVFQACREKGGVKAKATPHTLRHSFATHLLEQGTDLRYIQTLLGHNSSKTTEIYTHVTSYALDKIVSPLDYL; this is encoded by the coding sequence TTGCAATGCCCATACCCTGCAGGCCAGCACATACTGGCTCTGCTGCAGGAGTTAAATGGCCTGGCCTGGCTGTGGCTCAGCCAGGAGTTGCAGGTTAAGGACGTGAAGCTGATGCGCCAGCTTTGGGAACAGAGCTACAGCAAGGGGCAAGAATACATCAGTTGTCCTCTGGCTTACATAGAGAAGCTGTTTCTGCTCAATTACAGCATGAATACACTTCGTACCTATCATGGCCTGCTTTTACGTTTCCTTAACAGCCATACCTCCGTTGGCATGGAAAAGATCAACGCCTTTACGGAAGAGGACATAAATGCCTACCACCGTGGCCTGGTGCAGGCCGGTACCTATTCTTATTCTTTTGTGAACCAAAGCGTTAATGCTGTAAAGTTTTATTACCACCGGGTGCTGGGTCGCCACGAGGTGCAGCTACAACATATAGAGCGTCCTGAGAAAGCTGATAAATTGCCCCTGGTACTCAGCAAGCAGGACGTTTTGAAAATCCTTTCCGCAACGGACAACCTCAAGCACAGGTGTATGCTGCAGCTGCTCTATGCAAGCGGGCTAAGAATAGGGGAGGTAATCAATTTGAAGCTCACAGATGTGCAGTCGGACAGGAACCTGCTGCTTATACGTGGAGGCAAGGGCAAGAAGGACCGCACCACGCTTCTTTCGCCGAAACTGTTAGAGACCCTTCGTGCCTATTATAAGGAGTACAAGCCCAAAGTTTGGCTGTTTGAAGGGCAGTACGGCGGGCAGTACACAACCGACAGCTTACGCCAGGTATTCCAGGCCTGTCGTGAGAAGGGAGGAGTGAAGGCAAAAGCGACACCCCACACGCTACGGCATTCATTTGCCACTCACTTGCTTGAGCAGGGAACCGATCTTCGTTACATTCAGACGCTGCTGGGGCACAACAGCAGCAAAACCACTGAGATCTATACCCACGTTACCAGCTATGCATTAGATAAAATTGTGAGTCCGCTTGATTATTTGTAG
- the ltrA gene encoding group II intron reverse transcriptase/maturase, whose product MIEKVLHRGNMLKAYTHVLANKGSAGVDGMPVEKLATHLKQNRDAIATDICNGRYLPPPILGVAIPKSNGKNRLLGIPTVTDRVLQQAVNQVIAPLFELDFTQHSYGFRPNRNAHQALQQAHRHIHEGYQHIVDIDLQNFFDEVDHCLLLQLLYRKVKCPLALRLIRKWLRAPILINGRLVKRRKGVPQGSPLSPLLSNIMLHELDKELERQGLRYVRYADDFSVYTKSEDEARKVGNAVFLFLRNRLKLPINREKSGIRRPVDFQILGHGFVPTYKKGDKGKYQLVVAKKGWERLKQKLKSITRKTTPCSFEQRVRELKEAQRGWVHYFRLASIQGKLKEVDSWIRNRLRHCIWHDWKRPDRKRKNLIRLGVPKWQAYAWSRTRKGGWAVAQSPILITTVTVKRLVRRGYESMLDYYKKVAPQLNEPLYARTACTVVVCHERRTLLVSFGAVQMMRAGPSEPVVRCRLQTALCGFA is encoded by the coding sequence ATGATAGAGAAGGTACTCCACCGGGGCAACATGCTCAAGGCATACACGCACGTGCTGGCCAACAAAGGTTCGGCCGGTGTGGACGGTATGCCGGTAGAGAAGCTGGCTACGCACCTGAAACAAAACAGGGACGCCATCGCTACCGACATCTGCAACGGCAGGTACCTGCCTCCACCCATCCTAGGGGTAGCCATACCCAAGAGCAACGGTAAGAATCGCCTGCTGGGCATTCCCACCGTCACCGACCGCGTACTGCAACAGGCCGTTAATCAGGTGATAGCACCGCTCTTTGAGCTTGATTTTACCCAGCACAGCTACGGCTTCCGCCCCAACCGCAATGCCCACCAGGCCCTGCAGCAGGCACACAGGCACATCCACGAGGGCTATCAGCACATCGTGGACATCGACCTGCAGAACTTCTTCGATGAAGTGGATCATTGCCTGCTGCTGCAACTGCTTTACCGGAAGGTAAAATGCCCCCTCGCCCTACGCCTCATCCGCAAATGGCTCCGGGCCCCCATCCTTATCAACGGGAGACTGGTCAAACGTCGGAAGGGCGTGCCGCAGGGAAGCCCGCTCTCACCGCTGCTCTCCAATATCATGCTCCACGAGCTGGATAAGGAACTGGAGCGGCAGGGGCTGCGCTACGTGCGCTATGCCGACGACTTCAGCGTCTACACCAAAAGTGAAGATGAAGCTCGAAAAGTAGGCAACGCTGTATTCCTCTTCCTGCGGAACAGGCTCAAGCTGCCTATCAACAGGGAGAAGAGCGGCATCAGGCGGCCAGTAGACTTTCAGATTCTGGGTCACGGATTCGTGCCCACCTATAAGAAGGGAGATAAGGGCAAATACCAGCTGGTAGTGGCAAAGAAGGGATGGGAAAGGTTAAAGCAAAAGCTAAAGAGCATCACCCGCAAAACAACGCCCTGCTCTTTTGAGCAGCGTGTCCGGGAACTGAAAGAGGCGCAGCGAGGCTGGGTCCACTACTTCCGTTTGGCAAGTATACAGGGCAAACTCAAAGAGGTCGACAGCTGGATACGAAACAGGCTCAGGCACTGCATCTGGCATGACTGGAAACGACCGGACCGGAAAAGGAAGAACCTGATTCGGCTGGGCGTTCCCAAGTGGCAGGCGTATGCCTGGAGCAGGACCAGGAAAGGAGGATGGGCAGTAGCTCAAAGTCCAATCCTGATAACGACGGTAACGGTGAAACGGCTTGTCCGCAGGGGGTATGAATCAATGCTTGACTACTACAAGAAAGTAGCTCCACAGCTTAACGAACCGCTGTATGCGAGAACCGCTTGTACAGTGGTGGTGTGTCACGAACGAAGGACGCTTTTAGTGTCCTTTGGTGCTGTGCAAATGATGAGGGCAGGCCCCTCGGAGCCGGTAGTCAGGTGCAGGCTCCAAACCGCCTTGTGCGGCTTTGCTTAA
- a CDS encoding DUF4265 domain-containing protein, with the protein MKKIIFKFWNDILDEDYVERVWAEPIDEEKGHYKIDNIPYFVTSYSDGDVVRVENEFEELVVKELIKPSGNTTINIIFFECANKQGVLDKLTSFGCEYEGMENFITGYYSVNVPEAVDYKPIYKLLNELELAEQLSFREA; encoded by the coding sequence ATGAAAAAGATAATCTTTAAATTCTGGAACGACATTTTAGATGAAGACTATGTAGAAAGGGTATGGGCTGAACCTATAGATGAAGAAAAAGGCCATTATAAGATTGACAATATTCCATACTTTGTAACCAGCTATTCAGACGGAGACGTCGTGAGAGTGGAAAATGAATTTGAAGAATTGGTAGTAAAAGAATTGATAAAACCATCTGGAAACACTACTATAAATATTATTTTCTTTGAGTGTGCGAACAAGCAGGGAGTATTAGATAAGCTTACCTCCTTTGGTTGTGAATATGAAGGAATGGAAAATTTTATCACAGGCTACTACTCTGTTAATGTTCCTGAAGCGGTAGACTATAAGCCAATTTATAAACTACTAAACGAGTTAGAGTTGGCAGAGCAGTTAAGTTTTAGAGAAGCCTGA
- the ltrA gene encoding group II intron reverse transcriptase/maturase, translated as MIKTKPFTISKHIVHQAYLRVKQNGGSAGVDGLNLEEFDQDSRNHLYRLWNRMSSGSYMPAPVLLVEIPKSGGGTRPLGIPTVTDRIAQMVVTMTLAPVLEPVFHDDSYGYRPGKSALEAVGKARQRCWRQDWVLDLDIKGFFDSIPHELLLKAVRRHTDCKWVLLYIERWLKTPVQQRNGITTERTKGTPQGAVISPLLANLFLHYCMDEWLRIKYPGCPFERYADDCVIHCSTEQQAIALKEALAERLKACGLEMHPEKTKIVYCRDEDRRKSYPNMSFEFLGYTFRSRKSRNKQGKYFIGFLPAVGDKARKAIRERIRAWKLTSRSGSSLTRLAEEINPVLKGWINYYGHFYKSELYEVLRYLNLVLKSWARQKYKKLQGHKIRASDWLGKVAKAIPNLFAHWQLGVRP; from the coding sequence ATGATTAAGACAAAACCATTTACCATCTCAAAGCACATCGTGCACCAGGCTTACCTGCGTGTAAAACAAAACGGAGGTAGCGCAGGTGTGGATGGGCTAAACCTCGAGGAGTTCGACCAGGACAGCAGAAATCACCTTTACCGGTTATGGAACCGAATGAGCTCGGGAAGCTATATGCCCGCACCCGTCTTACTGGTGGAAATTCCCAAGAGCGGCGGGGGCACCCGTCCACTAGGAATACCCACTGTTACGGATCGTATTGCCCAGATGGTAGTCACCATGACATTGGCACCAGTACTGGAGCCTGTGTTCCATGACGACTCCTATGGGTACAGGCCGGGCAAAAGCGCACTGGAAGCGGTGGGCAAAGCCAGGCAGCGGTGCTGGCGGCAGGACTGGGTTCTGGACCTGGACATCAAAGGCTTCTTCGACAGCATCCCGCACGAGTTGCTCCTAAAAGCAGTGCGCAGGCACACAGACTGCAAATGGGTGCTGCTCTACATCGAGCGGTGGCTCAAAACACCTGTGCAGCAAAGAAACGGCATAACCACAGAAAGGACAAAGGGCACTCCGCAGGGAGCAGTCATCAGTCCGCTGCTGGCCAACCTGTTTCTGCACTACTGCATGGACGAGTGGCTGCGGATAAAGTATCCCGGTTGCCCGTTCGAGCGCTACGCAGACGACTGTGTGATACACTGCAGCACCGAGCAGCAGGCGATAGCGCTTAAAGAAGCACTGGCAGAAAGGCTAAAGGCATGTGGCTTGGAGATGCACCCGGAGAAGACCAAAATTGTTTACTGCAGGGACGAGGACCGACGCAAAAGTTACCCGAACATGTCTTTTGAATTTCTGGGCTATACATTCAGAAGCAGGAAGTCACGGAATAAGCAGGGTAAATATTTTATCGGATTCTTACCGGCAGTTGGCGATAAAGCCAGGAAGGCAATCCGGGAAAGGATAAGGGCATGGAAGTTGACCAGCAGAAGCGGCAGCAGCCTGACAAGGCTGGCCGAGGAAATCAACCCAGTTCTGAAAGGCTGGATTAACTACTACGGACACTTCTACAAATCGGAACTCTATGAGGTATTGAGATATTTGAACCTTGTACTCAAGAGCTGGGCCAGGCAGAAGTATAAGAAACTGCAGGGCCATAAAATCAGAGCAAGCGATTGGCTGGGGAAGGTGGCTAAGGCCATTCCGAACCTGTTTGCGCACTGGCAGCTGGGAGTAAGGCCGTGA
- a CDS encoding DUF2625 domain-containing protein produces MKKIAVSTFLLLSSLTMANAQSGSSRPLSELINKEDSGWTIVQDWLKEASNKVEVLPKQQQKAENALLQLQVTTRSPMGAIVYESGGILVDDGWIRILGSGSEKLDRSIMEWNRGKSFTNDGEQPSFLLIADDVLGGFYAINAGAFGQEEIGKVFYFSPDNLEWESLGIGYSDFLSFCFAGDINEFYKGLRWENWREEVKKVDGKKGIHCFPFLWTAEGKDLNKVSRRTVPMQELWNLYMEQK; encoded by the coding sequence TTGAAAAAGATAGCTGTATCCACCTTTCTACTTTTATCTTCTTTAACTATGGCTAATGCACAGAGCGGTAGTTCTCGCCCTTTATCAGAGCTTATAAACAAAGAAGACTCAGGATGGACTATAGTGCAGGACTGGTTAAAAGAAGCAAGCAACAAAGTAGAAGTTTTACCTAAACAACAGCAAAAGGCAGAGAACGCCCTGTTACAGTTGCAAGTCACTACCCGCTCACCGATGGGAGCAATCGTTTATGAATCTGGCGGAATACTGGTGGATGATGGTTGGATTCGCATCTTAGGTTCGGGCTCTGAGAAGCTTGACAGGAGCATCATGGAGTGGAACAGGGGGAAGTCCTTTACAAATGATGGAGAACAGCCTTCTTTTCTGTTGATTGCTGATGATGTGCTTGGTGGATTCTACGCCATTAACGCGGGAGCATTCGGGCAAGAAGAGATTGGGAAGGTATTCTACTTTTCTCCTGACAATCTGGAGTGGGAGTCATTAGGAATAGGGTACTCTGATTTTTTATCTTTTTGTTTTGCAGGTGACATCAATGAATTTTATAAAGGACTCAGGTGGGAAAACTGGAGAGAAGAAGTAAAAAAAGTTGATGGTAAGAAAGGCATCCATTGCTTCCCTTTTCTCTGGACAGCTGAAGGTAAGGATTTGAATAAGGTAAGTAGAAGAACTGTGCCAATGCAAGAGCTTTGGAATTTATATATGGAACAGAAGTAA
- a CDS encoding transposase, whose product MEKAIQTQAPAFILGVDVSKDSLDVCLIDCSDGRQLCHKLNNNPSGFRRMKAWLKQQGCEAGPETLCCLEHTGLYIRQLVHYLLAREVRVWMESALRSREASAWSGGRMTGWTRSGLPAMPCCTGRRQSA is encoded by the coding sequence ATGGAAAAAGCTATACAAACACAAGCTCCTGCCTTTATCTTAGGCGTGGATGTTTCCAAAGACAGCCTGGACGTGTGCCTGATCGACTGCAGTGACGGCAGGCAGCTCTGCCACAAGCTCAACAACAATCCCTCCGGCTTTCGCCGCATGAAGGCATGGCTCAAGCAGCAGGGCTGCGAGGCAGGACCTGAAACGCTCTGCTGCCTGGAGCACACGGGCCTCTACATCCGCCAGTTGGTGCACTACCTGCTGGCAAGGGAGGTAAGGGTGTGGATGGAGAGCGCCCTCAGATCAAGAGAAGCATCGGCCTGGTCAGGGGGAAGGATGACAGGGTGGACGCGCAGCGGATTGCCCGCTATGCCCTGCTGCACCGGCAGGAGGCAAAGTGCGTGA
- a CDS encoding DNA repair ATPase, translated as MEAQTTAAETANDNIQLEGGTYEILRNRLHKSGAALRDRLDKLNQERKEVFGAIETKLLATERVTTEHNCVPWDMVPVGFSFLFGYNVHLGLKSEVELSDVFSVYAYENHAFHQQSLQLISDKLFVEDFQKLYKYYKNTQFVKFAFIGTHLFMVFRIGKSVNDIKTFKWAVQGNSLTYLDNRSDHEFVFPNQHDFSWKRTTREAQRKGRHPHISIEDKVFVETIHGDLTLKVEDNTESGHGIYAEEVEDKDQTLDDSEIYYAIIGNIILLKIRPYRENNYRYLVYNSKLKEARRIDALENCCIMLPEDHGLIYAYGYYLQTGEFKQFDNNLQDMLFEKRIASPNGEDFLYVFYNKESGVYLLLSYNLIAQKIENPIICHGYAFFENGELCYFRADEEPKKHHAIQVWQTPYIGSNFSFPVTKESFLYKIGNKDIVRAMAESTEILALLQKEDSYDNLYLDLIKKTTDTLDTYHWLNREDTFQLALPLGAIRQTASAAVEEFEKVQGIRQHTQQQVSQVLSKADELIKKLKFQKAANINDYVSYLADLRTIRGEVISLKELRYVEEERISNYDSQLQTFSQDVANATVAFLLEPDALLPYEQRVNDINAAIGKVAKVVEADATDKEIAQVSGELEMLIDVVSNLKIEDATQTTRIVDAISAMYATFNQTKAALRRRRKELLAQEGKAEFNSQLKLINQSVINYLDVCDTPQKCEEYLAKLMVQLEELEGRFPDFEEFIDQLTIKREEIYSAFESKKVALQEARNKRAIALQQAADRILKAAQSRTSRFGTVNEINGYFASDLMIEKIRSIVEELLGMGDTIKADAIQSRLKTLKEDAIRQLKDKQELFVDGANVLKFGKYQFTVNTQPLELSVVHRNDSMYYHLTGTDFFEKITDEQFLSYRPVWEQTLVSENEQVYRAEYLAFKILEAAQAAATNKAKVAEVSMQVYSIDELYKLTTQELSGYVQKFMAVRYSEGYIKGVHDHDATLILSALIRLVKTADLLRYDVTARVCAQLFWKVFASDKKRQMLHHQLKGIGAILQVFPDTHEFDALKADLQQELQTFVQETELCREADTAAAGEYLFYELTRGDYFVISSQAAALYQEFLHYLAEHKAAGTYEASVKSLEQNPVQKYELVRHWLKAFTGQAGEAEKAEYVPEAAALLFTNSYHSQHVRNLPLKEELQEMQGTHALVQQQRYQLHFHRFLQKLQNYEAQVAVQFMQFNELKKQLTVRFEDQLRLNEFKPRVLSSFVRNRLIDQVYLPLIGANLAKQIGTAGEAKRTDLMGMLLLLSPPGYGKTTLMEYIANRLGIIFMKINGPAIGHQVTALDPAEAPNGAAREELEKLNLSFEMGDNVMIYLDDIQHCNPEFLQKFISLCDAQRKIEGTYKGKSKTYDFRGKKVCVVMAGNPYTETGEKFRMPDMLANRADIYNLGDIIGDTADVFKLSYIENALTSNPTLAKLAAKSQKDIYPMLQLAETGDHEGMEFEASHLPAEVNEYVLVLKKLLKIQDVILKVNMEYIRSAAQADEYRTEPPFKLQGSYRNMNKLAEKVMPVMNDEELETLVLSHYEAESQTLTTGAEANMLKFKQLIGLASSAEAQRWEDIKATFVRNQKLRGFGGNNQVGQVLVQMENISGGLSGIKQVLEQFSKDRLIEPSPQ; from the coding sequence ATGGAAGCACAAACTACAGCTGCCGAAACAGCAAACGATAATATACAACTCGAAGGCGGCACCTACGAAATTCTGCGGAACCGCCTGCACAAAAGTGGTGCAGCACTACGTGACCGGCTGGATAAGCTGAACCAGGAGCGGAAGGAGGTGTTCGGGGCCATTGAAACAAAGCTGCTGGCTACAGAGCGGGTAACCACAGAACATAACTGCGTGCCCTGGGACATGGTGCCGGTCGGCTTTTCGTTTCTGTTCGGCTATAATGTGCACCTGGGGCTGAAGTCGGAGGTGGAGCTGAGCGATGTGTTCAGTGTGTATGCTTATGAGAACCACGCTTTCCACCAGCAGTCGCTACAGCTTATCAGTGATAAGTTGTTTGTGGAAGACTTTCAGAAACTCTACAAATACTATAAAAACACACAGTTTGTGAAGTTTGCTTTTATTGGTACACACCTGTTTATGGTGTTCCGTATCGGCAAAAGCGTGAACGATATTAAAACTTTTAAGTGGGCGGTGCAGGGCAACTCGCTTACCTATCTCGATAACCGCAGCGACCACGAGTTTGTGTTTCCCAACCAGCACGACTTCAGCTGGAAGCGCACCACAAGAGAAGCGCAGCGTAAAGGCAGGCATCCGCATATTTCCATAGAAGATAAAGTATTTGTAGAAACCATTCACGGCGATCTGACGCTGAAGGTGGAGGATAATACTGAATCGGGCCACGGCATTTATGCCGAGGAGGTGGAGGATAAAGACCAGACGCTCGACGACTCCGAAATTTATTACGCCATTATCGGCAACATTATCCTGCTGAAGATACGCCCTTACCGGGAGAACAACTACCGATACCTGGTATACAACTCAAAGCTGAAGGAGGCGCGGCGGATAGATGCGCTGGAGAACTGCTGCATTATGCTGCCCGAAGACCATGGCCTGATCTACGCCTATGGTTACTACCTGCAAACCGGAGAGTTTAAACAGTTTGATAACAACCTGCAGGACATGTTGTTCGAGAAGCGCATTGCCTCTCCGAACGGCGAAGATTTTCTGTACGTGTTCTATAACAAAGAGAGTGGTGTATACCTGCTGCTTTCCTACAATTTGATTGCGCAGAAGATCGAGAACCCGATTATCTGCCATGGCTATGCTTTCTTTGAGAATGGAGAGCTCTGCTATTTCCGCGCCGACGAAGAGCCTAAAAAGCACCATGCGATCCAGGTCTGGCAGACGCCTTACATTGGAAGCAATTTCAGTTTTCCGGTTACCAAAGAGTCTTTTCTGTACAAGATCGGGAACAAAGACATTGTACGGGCCATGGCCGAGAGTACCGAAATTCTGGCCTTGCTGCAGAAAGAAGATTCGTACGACAACCTGTACCTCGACCTGATCAAGAAAACCACCGATACGCTTGATACCTACCACTGGCTGAACCGCGAAGACACCTTTCAACTGGCGCTGCCTTTAGGTGCTATCCGGCAAACGGCAAGCGCTGCGGTAGAGGAGTTTGAGAAAGTGCAGGGTATTCGCCAGCATACACAGCAGCAGGTAAGCCAGGTGCTGAGCAAAGCCGATGAACTGATTAAAAAGCTGAAGTTTCAGAAGGCGGCCAATATTAACGATTATGTAAGTTACCTGGCCGATCTGCGTACCATACGTGGCGAAGTAATTTCACTGAAAGAGCTGCGCTATGTGGAGGAGGAGCGGATCAGCAACTACGACAGCCAGTTACAGACCTTTTCGCAAGATGTGGCCAATGCTACCGTAGCCTTTCTGCTGGAGCCAGATGCCCTGTTGCCTTACGAACAGCGGGTAAACGATATAAATGCGGCAATCGGGAAAGTAGCCAAAGTGGTGGAGGCCGATGCAACCGATAAAGAGATTGCACAGGTTTCGGGCGAGCTGGAGATGCTGATCGATGTGGTGAGTAACCTGAAGATAGAAGATGCCACACAGACTACCCGCATTGTTGATGCCATCTCGGCCATGTATGCCACCTTTAACCAAACCAAGGCAGCTCTCAGGCGCAGGCGCAAGGAACTGCTCGCACAGGAAGGCAAAGCGGAGTTTAATTCGCAGCTCAAGCTGATCAACCAGAGTGTGATTAATTACCTGGATGTGTGCGATACGCCCCAGAAATGCGAAGAGTACCTGGCCAAACTGATGGTACAGCTGGAAGAGCTGGAAGGAAGGTTTCCTGATTTCGAAGAATTTATCGATCAGCTAACTATAAAGCGGGAAGAAATTTACAGTGCTTTCGAATCGAAAAAAGTGGCGCTGCAGGAGGCCCGGAACAAGCGGGCTATTGCTTTGCAGCAAGCCGCCGACCGTATCCTGAAAGCAGCTCAGAGCCGCACATCGCGCTTCGGAACTGTAAACGAAATAAACGGCTACTTTGCCTCCGACCTCATGATAGAGAAGATAAGGAGCATTGTGGAAGAACTGCTGGGTATGGGCGATACCATTAAAGCCGATGCCATTCAGAGCCGTTTGAAAACACTGAAAGAAGACGCCATTCGCCAGCTAAAGGACAAGCAGGAACTGTTTGTAGATGGAGCGAATGTGCTGAAGTTCGGCAAATACCAGTTTACGGTAAATACACAGCCGCTGGAACTGAGCGTGGTGCACCGCAACGATTCCATGTATTACCACCTGACAGGCACAGACTTTTTTGAGAAAATTACCGATGAGCAATTCCTGAGTTACCGGCCGGTGTGGGAACAAACACTGGTATCGGAAAACGAACAGGTATACCGTGCCGAGTACCTGGCTTTCAAAATTTTAGAGGCGGCTCAGGCCGCTGCTACTAATAAAGCAAAAGTGGCAGAAGTTAGTATGCAGGTATATAGCATTGACGAACTCTATAAACTTACTACGCAGGAGCTAAGCGGGTATGTGCAGAAGTTTATGGCTGTGCGCTACAGCGAAGGGTATATAAAAGGAGTGCACGACCACGATGCCACGCTTATACTTTCCGCCCTTATCCGCCTGGTAAAAACCGCTGATCTCCTGCGGTATGATGTTACGGCCAGAGTATGCGCACAGCTGTTCTGGAAAGTATTTGCTTCTGACAAGAAGAGACAAATGCTGCATCATCAGTTGAAAGGCATTGGTGCCATTTTGCAGGTCTTTCCGGATACACATGAATTTGATGCGCTGAAAGCCGATCTGCAACAGGAGCTGCAGACTTTTGTGCAGGAAACAGAATTATGCCGGGAGGCCGATACGGCAGCGGCAGGCGAGTACCTGTTCTACGAGCTGACCCGGGGCGATTATTTTGTGATCAGTTCGCAGGCGGCGGCACTTTACCAGGAGTTTCTGCATTACCTGGCCGAGCACAAAGCAGCCGGCACCTACGAGGCCTCAGTTAAATCGTTGGAGCAGAACCCTGTTCAAAAGTATGAGCTGGTCCGGCACTGGCTGAAAGCTTTTACAGGACAAGCAGGCGAAGCCGAGAAAGCGGAATATGTGCCCGAAGCAGCGGCCCTGCTTTTCACGAACAGTTACCATAGCCAGCATGTCAGGAACCTGCCGCTGAAAGAAGAGTTACAGGAGATGCAGGGTACCCATGCGCTGGTGCAGCAGCAAAGGTATCAGCTGCATTTTCACCGCTTCCTGCAGAAGCTGCAAAACTACGAAGCACAGGTGGCAGTACAGTTTATGCAGTTTAATGAGCTTAAAAAGCAACTGACAGTGCGTTTTGAGGACCAGCTGCGCCTGAACGAATTTAAGCCGCGGGTGCTGTCGTCGTTTGTGCGCAACAGGCTGATCGACCAGGTATACCTGCCGCTGATCGGAGCTAATCTGGCCAAGCAGATCGGTACGGCAGGAGAGGCCAAACGCACCGACTTAATGGGCATGCTCCTCCTCCTCTCGCCGCCCGGCTATGGTAAAACCACTCTGATGGAGTATATCGCCAATCGCCTGGGTATCATCTTTATGAAAATCAACGGTCCGGCCATCGGGCACCAGGTAACAGCGCTGGATCCGGCCGAAGCCCCTAACGGTGCTGCCCGTGAAGAGCTGGAAAAACTGAACCTCTCGTTCGAGATGGGCGATAACGTGATGATCTACCTGGACGATATCCAGCACTGTAACCCGGAGTTTCTGCAGAAGTTTATTTCGCTCTGTGATGCCCAGCGTAAGATTGAGGGAACCTACAAAGGCAAAAGCAAAACCTACGATTTCAGGGGCAAGAAAGTATGCGTGGTGATGGCGGGTAACCCTTATACCGAAACAGGCGAGAAGTTCCGGATGCCTGACATGCTGGCCAACCGTGCCGATATTTATAATTTGGGCGATATTATAGGTGATACAGCTGATGTGTTTAAGCTGAGCTACATCGAAAACGCCCTGACTTCTAACCCTACGCTGGCGAAGCTGGCAGCCAAAAGCCAGAAAGACATTTACCCGATGCTGCAATTGGCCGAGACAGGCGATCATGAAGGTATGGAGTTTGAGGCGAGCCATTTACCGGCCGAGGTAAACGAATATGTACTGGTGCTGAAAAAGCTGCTGAAGATACAGGACGTGATCCTGAAGGTGAACATGGAGTATATCCGCTCGGCAGCCCAGGCGGATGAATACCGCACTGAGCCGCCGTTTAAGCTGCAGGGCTCTTACCGCAACATGAACAAACTGGCTGAAAAGGTAATGCCGGTTATGAACGATGAGGAGTTGGAAACGCTGGTTTTATCGCACTATGAGGCCGAATCACAAACGCTTACCACGGGTGCAGAGGCCAATATGCTGAAGTTTAAGCAGCTGATCGGGCTTGCCTCTTCCGCAGAAGCGCAACGCTGGGAAGATATTAAAGCTACATTTGTGCGTAACCAGAAGCTACGCGGTTTCGGTGGAAATAACCAGGTAGGGCAGGTGCTGGTGCAGATGGAGAATATTTCAGGTGGTTTGTCCGGCATCAAGCAGGTGTTGGAGCAATTCAGTAAAGATAGATTGATTGAGCCTTCGCCGCAGTAG